The Denticeps clupeoides chromosome 5, fDenClu1.1, whole genome shotgun sequence genome includes a region encoding these proteins:
- the kcnj20 gene encoding G protein-activated inward rectifier potassium channel 3 isoform X3, with protein MQPTRTRGASVPDARWASGYVQDQQSGRRASANNTNLWPRSVMVSQSRPNDGVRYQTHLVNVEVEDKCSEPAARSLLPLPDITPDEFNRPGIRRHKSTTDLPHSPQRGTLRTQRPTEADLALLHRCSLREPNGLPCWCPRHALSVPNMTCSGSPRRSISGLPSHSTASSPVHDLVQSAKARSKLLETEAAQTPTCPPEAREQLRYVSKDGKCRVGLSHIPEASRFLSDMFTSFVDLQYRWFLFIFMLCYAVTWLFFAVLYFLNALLRGDLEVIHEKEMDTRVPAALGHEAPCYPNVDGFVSALLFSVETQRTIGYGARTVSAACHEGVLLVMMQCIVGSMIDALMVGCMFVKISRPKKRAETLLFSRTCTVANRDDQLCLMFRLGDLRESHMVDAKVRAKLIKSRQTTEGEFLPLEHSEVNLGYESGSDRLFLVEPQG; from the exons ATGCAGCCCACCCGCACTAGAGGGGCATCTGTGCCTGATGCCAGGTGGGCTTCAGGGTATGTTCAGGACCAACAAAGTGGCCGGCGAGCATCGGCCAACAACACAAACCTCTGGCCACGGTCTGTCATGGTTTCACAGTCCAGACCTAATGACGGTGTACGATACCAGACTCATCTTGTAAAT GTAGAAGTGGAGGATAAATGCTCAGAACCTGCTGCTAGGAGTCTGTTACCCCTGCCTGATATTACGCCCGATGAGTTTAACAGGCCTGGCATACGTCGGCACAAGAGCACCACCGACCTTCCTCACAGCCCGCAGCGGGGAACCCTCCGCACCCAGCGGCCCACAGAGGCTGACCTGGCCCTGCTACACCGCTGCTCCCTCCGCGAGCCCAATGGACTGCCATGCTGGTGTCCACGCCACGCCCTCAGCGTGCCCAACATGACTTGCAGCGGCAGCCCTCGGCGTAGCATCTCCGGCCTTCCGTCCCACAGCACCGCCAGCTCGCCCGTCCACGATCTGGTGCAGAGCGCCAAGGCTCGCAGCAAGCTCCTGGAGACAGAGGCGGCCCAGACGCCGACGTGTCCTCCAGAGGCTCGCGAGCAGCTCAGGTACGTCTCCAAAGATGGCAAGTGCCGCGTGGGCCTGAGCCACATCCCTGAGGCCAGCCGCTTCCTCTCCGATATGTTCACTTCCTTCGTCGACCTGCAGTACCGCTGGttcctcttcattttcatgctgTGCTACGCTGTCACGTGGCTCTTCTTCGCCGTCCTCTACTTCCTCAACGCGCTGCTGCGTGGTGACCTGGAGGTCATTCATGAAAAGGAGATGGACACCCGAGTTCCTGCAGCGCTTGGGCACGAGGCACCCTGCTATCCGAACGTGGATGGATTCGTGTCAGCGCTGCTTTTCTCGGTGGAGACCCAGCGCACCATCGGCTACGGGGCGCGCACCGTCTCAGCCGCCTGCCATGAAGGTGTCCTGCTGGTCATGATGCAATGCATCGTGGGCTCCATGATCGACGCGCTCATGGTGGGCTGCATGTTCGTGAAGATCTCGCGGCCCAAGAAGCGCGCCGAGACGCTGCTCTTCAGTCGCACCTGCACCGTTGCCAACCGCGACGACCAGCTGTGCCTGATGTTCCGTCTGGGCGACCTGCGGGAGAGCCACATGGTGGACGCCAAGGTGCGCGCCAAGCTCATCAAGTCCCGGCAGACCACAGAGGGCGAGTTCTTGCCCCTGGAGCACTCAGAGGTCAACCTGGGCTACGAGAGCGGCTCCGACAGGCTGTTCCTGGTGGAGCCTCAG GGATGA
- the kcnj20 gene encoding G protein-activated inward rectifier potassium channel 3 isoform X2: MQPTRTRGASVPDARWASGYVQDQQSGRRASANNTNLWPRSVMVSQSRPNDGVRYQTHLVNVEVEDKCSEPAARSLLPLPDITPDEFNRPGIRRHKSTTDLPHSPQRGTLRTQRPTEADLALLHRCSLREPNGLPCWCPRHALSVPNMTCSGSPRRSISGLPSHSTASSPVHDLVQSAKARSKLLETEAAQTPTCPPEAREQLRYVSKDGKCRVGLSHIPEASRFLSDMFTSFVDLQYRWFLFIFMLCYAVTWLFFAVLYFLNALLRGDLEVIHEKEMDTRVPAALGHEAPCYPNVDGFVSALLFSVETQRTIGYGARTVSAACHEGVLLVMMQCIVGSMIDALMVGCMFVKISRPKKRAETLLFSRTCTVANRDDQLCLMFRLGDLRESHMVDAKVRAKLIKSRQTTEGEFLPLEHSEVNLGYESGSDRLFLVEPQVIQHAIDSTSPFWEMGPEQLRKQQFEIIVILEGIVEATGTVRVQAG, translated from the exons ATGCAGCCCACCCGCACTAGAGGGGCATCTGTGCCTGATGCCAGGTGGGCTTCAGGGTATGTTCAGGACCAACAAAGTGGCCGGCGAGCATCGGCCAACAACACAAACCTCTGGCCACGGTCTGTCATGGTTTCACAGTCCAGACCTAATGACGGTGTACGATACCAGACTCATCTTGTAAAT GTAGAAGTGGAGGATAAATGCTCAGAACCTGCTGCTAGGAGTCTGTTACCCCTGCCTGATATTACGCCCGATGAGTTTAACAGGCCTGGCATACGTCGGCACAAGAGCACCACCGACCTTCCTCACAGCCCGCAGCGGGGAACCCTCCGCACCCAGCGGCCCACAGAGGCTGACCTGGCCCTGCTACACCGCTGCTCCCTCCGCGAGCCCAATGGACTGCCATGCTGGTGTCCACGCCACGCCCTCAGCGTGCCCAACATGACTTGCAGCGGCAGCCCTCGGCGTAGCATCTCCGGCCTTCCGTCCCACAGCACCGCCAGCTCGCCCGTCCACGATCTGGTGCAGAGCGCCAAGGCTCGCAGCAAGCTCCTGGAGACAGAGGCGGCCCAGACGCCGACGTGTCCTCCAGAGGCTCGCGAGCAGCTCAGGTACGTCTCCAAAGATGGCAAGTGCCGCGTGGGCCTGAGCCACATCCCTGAGGCCAGCCGCTTCCTCTCCGATATGTTCACTTCCTTCGTCGACCTGCAGTACCGCTGGttcctcttcattttcatgctgTGCTACGCTGTCACGTGGCTCTTCTTCGCCGTCCTCTACTTCCTCAACGCGCTGCTGCGTGGTGACCTGGAGGTCATTCATGAAAAGGAGATGGACACCCGAGTTCCTGCAGCGCTTGGGCACGAGGCACCCTGCTATCCGAACGTGGATGGATTCGTGTCAGCGCTGCTTTTCTCGGTGGAGACCCAGCGCACCATCGGCTACGGGGCGCGCACCGTCTCAGCCGCCTGCCATGAAGGTGTCCTGCTGGTCATGATGCAATGCATCGTGGGCTCCATGATCGACGCGCTCATGGTGGGCTGCATGTTCGTGAAGATCTCGCGGCCCAAGAAGCGCGCCGAGACGCTGCTCTTCAGTCGCACCTGCACCGTTGCCAACCGCGACGACCAGCTGTGCCTGATGTTCCGTCTGGGCGACCTGCGGGAGAGCCACATGGTGGACGCCAAGGTGCGCGCCAAGCTCATCAAGTCCCGGCAGACCACAGAGGGCGAGTTCTTGCCCCTGGAGCACTCAGAGGTCAACCTGGGCTACGAGAGCGGCTCCGACAGGCTGTTCCTGGTGGAGCCTCAGGTAATCCAGCACGCCATCGATTCCACCAGCCCCTTCTGGGAGATGGGCCCTGAGCAGCTGCGGAAGCAGCAGTTTGAGATTATCGTCATTCTGGAGGGCATCGTGGAAGCCACAGGTACAGTGCGGGTTCAAGCG GGATGA
- the zbtb32 gene encoding zinc finger and BTB domain-containing protein 16 isoform X2, giving the protein MVRVQNPSHSSLLRWANKLRLTGTLCDTLVVVEGQVFQAHGLVLACASRKLEQSLVAERSSDLPHRCTLSDLSPRTFQQVLEYVYTGAVEVPRGELRELLTAAQVLEMDHLVKQCQVLLKDEEVTTCPSPFRGSRTHDSDSESFGPKETATCNLLLKKPRPHPPSAEAQPSRESVITGSAPEGLCSASRGQKVQWPSQAASRKFLLNCGELMAIQPIHPPHQVVPYPYPCPSPVYPFSYHPLSPQLHSTLVGYTGLLHPYQHFLQAGSRLLGHDRKQGMLGKCHPSHTTLTGSEQEEVERKQRPCEEKTLRCHSCSKACAPPSSSSASSLAGTACKSCGRSVRDRRSHRRSLTGEKPYQCKHCSKRFSLKHQLDTHHRVHTGEKPFECRLCGQRSRDYSAMIKHLRTHGGATPYRCTACTEFCNSLTSMQKHLKTHPVEDFAPDWSISQTYLYTCHA; this is encoded by the exons ATGGTCAGAGTGCAGAACCCGAGCCACTCGTCGTTACTCCGCTGGGCTAACAAGCTGCGGCTGACGGGCACGCTCTGCGATACACTTGTGGTCGTGGAAGGTCAGGTCTTTCAGGCTCACGGTTTAGTGCTGGCGTGCGCGAGCAGGAAACTTGAACAGAGCCTGGTAGCCGAACGGAGCTCAGACCTGCCACACCGGTGCACCCTGAGCGACCTGTCACCCAGAACCTTCCAGCAAGTCCTGGAATATGTGTACACGGGGGCGGTGGAGGTGCCGCGGGGAGAGCTGCGTGAGCTTCTCACGGCAGCCCAGGTTCTGGAGATGGACCACCTTGTGAAGCAATGTCAGGTGTTGCTGAAGGACGAGGAGGTCACCACTTGCCCATCTCCGTTTAGAGGATCAAGGACgcatgacagtgacagtgaaagtTTCGGGCCGAAGGAGACGGCCACATGCAACCTTCTTCTCaaaaagccccgcccacaccccCCCTCAGCAGAAGCCCAGCCTTCCAGAGAGAGCGTAATAACCGGCTCCGCCCCTGAAGGTCTCTGCTCGGCTTCGCGGGGCCAAAAGGTCCAGTGGCCCTCGCAGGCCGCATCACGAAAGTTCCTCCTGAACTGCGGCGAGCTCATGGCGATACAGCCTATCCACCCTCCCCATCAGGTGGTGCCGTACCCGTACCCCTGCCCCTCCCCAGTGTACCCCTTCAGCTATCACCCACTGTCACCACAGCTCCACAGCACGCTGGTGGGCTACACCGGACTGCTCCACCCCTACCAGCACTTCCTGCAAGCTGGATCACGCCTGCTGGGCCACGATCGAAAgcaaggcatgctgggtaaaTGTCATCCCTCTCACACCACCTTGACAGGAAGTGAGCAAGAGGAAGTCGAAAG GAAGCAGAGGCCGTGCGAGGAGAAGACGCTGCGCTGTCACTCCTGCAGCAAGGCCTGCGCCCCGCCGAGCTCCTCCTCGG CCTCGAGCCTCGCGGGGACGGCCTGCAAGTCCTGTGGCCGGAGTGTGAGGGACCGGCGCTCGCACCGCCGCAGCCTGACcggggagaagccctaccagtgcaaGCACTGCAGCAAGAGGTTCAGCCTCAAGCACCAGCTGGACACGCACCACCGGGTGCACACAG GAGAGAAGCCCTTCGAGTGCCGCCTCTGTGGCCAGCGCTCGCGCGACTACTCGGCCATGATCAAGCACCTGCGCACCCACGGCGGCGCCACGCCCTACAGGTGCACGGCCTGCACCGAGTTCTGCAACAGCCTGACCTCCATGCAGAAGCACCTGAAGACCCACCCCGTGGAAGACTTCGCCCCGGACTGGAGCATCAGCCAGACCTACCTGTACACGTGCCACGCCTAG
- the kcnj20 gene encoding G protein-activated inward rectifier potassium channel 3 isoform X1 → MQPTRTRGASVPDARWASGYVQDQQSGRRASANNTNLWPRSVMVSQSRPNDGVRYQTHLVNVEVEDKCSEPAARSLLPLPDITPDEFNRPGIRRHKSTTDLPHSPQRGTLRTQRPTEADLALLHRCSLREPNGLPCWCPRHALSVPNMTCSGSPRRSISGLPSHSTASSPVHDLVQSAKARSKLLETEAAQTPTCPPEAREQLRYVSKDGKCRVGLSHIPEASRFLSDMFTSFVDLQYRWFLFIFMLCYAVTWLFFAVLYFLNALLRGDLEVIHEKEMDTRVPAALGHEAPCYPNVDGFVSALLFSVETQRTIGYGARTVSAACHEGVLLVMMQCIVGSMIDALMVGCMFVKISRPKKRAETLLFSRTCTVANRDDQLCLMFRLGDLRESHMVDAKVRAKLIKSRQTTEGEFLPLEHSEVNLGYESGSDRLFLVEPQVIQHAIDSTSPFWEMGPEQLRKQQFEIIVILEGIVEATGMMCQAKTSYIETEIEWGARFEPCMTVEKGAFRVDLRRFHGTYRVPLARHSARQARHLQALAARLEEEEEEEEEEGEPEPPRRRTRRFHIDNIQEERECEPR, encoded by the exons ATGCAGCCCACCCGCACTAGAGGGGCATCTGTGCCTGATGCCAGGTGGGCTTCAGGGTATGTTCAGGACCAACAAAGTGGCCGGCGAGCATCGGCCAACAACACAAACCTCTGGCCACGGTCTGTCATGGTTTCACAGTCCAGACCTAATGACGGTGTACGATACCAGACTCATCTTGTAAAT GTAGAAGTGGAGGATAAATGCTCAGAACCTGCTGCTAGGAGTCTGTTACCCCTGCCTGATATTACGCCCGATGAGTTTAACAGGCCTGGCATACGTCGGCACAAGAGCACCACCGACCTTCCTCACAGCCCGCAGCGGGGAACCCTCCGCACCCAGCGGCCCACAGAGGCTGACCTGGCCCTGCTACACCGCTGCTCCCTCCGCGAGCCCAATGGACTGCCATGCTGGTGTCCACGCCACGCCCTCAGCGTGCCCAACATGACTTGCAGCGGCAGCCCTCGGCGTAGCATCTCCGGCCTTCCGTCCCACAGCACCGCCAGCTCGCCCGTCCACGATCTGGTGCAGAGCGCCAAGGCTCGCAGCAAGCTCCTGGAGACAGAGGCGGCCCAGACGCCGACGTGTCCTCCAGAGGCTCGCGAGCAGCTCAGGTACGTCTCCAAAGATGGCAAGTGCCGCGTGGGCCTGAGCCACATCCCTGAGGCCAGCCGCTTCCTCTCCGATATGTTCACTTCCTTCGTCGACCTGCAGTACCGCTGGttcctcttcattttcatgctgTGCTACGCTGTCACGTGGCTCTTCTTCGCCGTCCTCTACTTCCTCAACGCGCTGCTGCGTGGTGACCTGGAGGTCATTCATGAAAAGGAGATGGACACCCGAGTTCCTGCAGCGCTTGGGCACGAGGCACCCTGCTATCCGAACGTGGATGGATTCGTGTCAGCGCTGCTTTTCTCGGTGGAGACCCAGCGCACCATCGGCTACGGGGCGCGCACCGTCTCAGCCGCCTGCCATGAAGGTGTCCTGCTGGTCATGATGCAATGCATCGTGGGCTCCATGATCGACGCGCTCATGGTGGGCTGCATGTTCGTGAAGATCTCGCGGCCCAAGAAGCGCGCCGAGACGCTGCTCTTCAGTCGCACCTGCACCGTTGCCAACCGCGACGACCAGCTGTGCCTGATGTTCCGTCTGGGCGACCTGCGGGAGAGCCACATGGTGGACGCCAAGGTGCGCGCCAAGCTCATCAAGTCCCGGCAGACCACAGAGGGCGAGTTCTTGCCCCTGGAGCACTCAGAGGTCAACCTGGGCTACGAGAGCGGCTCCGACAGGCTGTTCCTGGTGGAGCCTCAGGTAATCCAGCACGCCATCGATTCCACCAGCCCCTTCTGGGAGATGGGCCCTGAGCAGCTGCGGAAGCAGCAGTTTGAGATTATCGTCATTCTGGAGGGCATCGTGGAAGCCACAG GGATGATGTGCCAGGCCAAAACCTCCTACATCGAGACGGAGATCGAGTGGGGCGCCCGCTTCGAGCCGTGCATGACCGTGGAAAAGGGCGCGTTCCGCGTGGACCTGCGCCGCTTCCACGGCACCTACCGCGTCCCGCTGGCGCGCCACAGCGCGCGCCAAGCGCGCCACCTGCAGGCGCTGGCGGCGCGCctcgaggaggaggaggaggaggaggaggaagaaggggagCCAGAGCCGCCGCGGCGGAGGACGCGGCGCTTCCATATAGACAATATTCAGGAGGAGCGCGAGTGCGAGCCACGCTAA
- the zbtb32 gene encoding zinc finger and BTB domain-containing protein 16 isoform X1, with protein sequence MVRVQNPSHSSLLRWANKLRLTGTLCDTLVVVEGQVFQAHGLVLACASRKLEQSLVAERSSDLPHRCTLSDLSPRTFQQVLEYVYTGAVEVPRGELRELLTAAQVLEMDHLVKQCQVLLKDEEVTTCPSPFRGSRTHDSDSESFGPKETATCNLLLKKPRPHPPSAEAQPSRESVITGSAPEGLCSASRGQKVQWPSQAASRKFLLNCGELMAIQPIHPPHQVVPYPYPCPSPVYPFSYHPLSPQLHSTLVGYTGLLHPYQHFLQAGSRLLGHDRKQGMLGKCHPSHTTLTGSEQEEVESMPPVSCFRKQRPCEEKTLRCHSCSKACAPPSSSSASSLAGTACKSCGRSVRDRRSHRRSLTGEKPYQCKHCSKRFSLKHQLDTHHRVHTGEKPFECRLCGQRSRDYSAMIKHLRTHGGATPYRCTACTEFCNSLTSMQKHLKTHPVEDFAPDWSISQTYLYTCHA encoded by the exons ATGGTCAGAGTGCAGAACCCGAGCCACTCGTCGTTACTCCGCTGGGCTAACAAGCTGCGGCTGACGGGCACGCTCTGCGATACACTTGTGGTCGTGGAAGGTCAGGTCTTTCAGGCTCACGGTTTAGTGCTGGCGTGCGCGAGCAGGAAACTTGAACAGAGCCTGGTAGCCGAACGGAGCTCAGACCTGCCACACCGGTGCACCCTGAGCGACCTGTCACCCAGAACCTTCCAGCAAGTCCTGGAATATGTGTACACGGGGGCGGTGGAGGTGCCGCGGGGAGAGCTGCGTGAGCTTCTCACGGCAGCCCAGGTTCTGGAGATGGACCACCTTGTGAAGCAATGTCAGGTGTTGCTGAAGGACGAGGAGGTCACCACTTGCCCATCTCCGTTTAGAGGATCAAGGACgcatgacagtgacagtgaaagtTTCGGGCCGAAGGAGACGGCCACATGCAACCTTCTTCTCaaaaagccccgcccacaccccCCCTCAGCAGAAGCCCAGCCTTCCAGAGAGAGCGTAATAACCGGCTCCGCCCCTGAAGGTCTCTGCTCGGCTTCGCGGGGCCAAAAGGTCCAGTGGCCCTCGCAGGCCGCATCACGAAAGTTCCTCCTGAACTGCGGCGAGCTCATGGCGATACAGCCTATCCACCCTCCCCATCAGGTGGTGCCGTACCCGTACCCCTGCCCCTCCCCAGTGTACCCCTTCAGCTATCACCCACTGTCACCACAGCTCCACAGCACGCTGGTGGGCTACACCGGACTGCTCCACCCCTACCAGCACTTCCTGCAAGCTGGATCACGCCTGCTGGGCCACGATCGAAAgcaaggcatgctgggtaaaTGTCATCCCTCTCACACCACCTTGACAGGAAGTGAGCAAGAGGAAGTCGAAAG CATGCCACCCGTCTCTTGTTTTAGGAAGCAGAGGCCGTGCGAGGAGAAGACGCTGCGCTGTCACTCCTGCAGCAAGGCCTGCGCCCCGCCGAGCTCCTCCTCGG CCTCGAGCCTCGCGGGGACGGCCTGCAAGTCCTGTGGCCGGAGTGTGAGGGACCGGCGCTCGCACCGCCGCAGCCTGACcggggagaagccctaccagtgcaaGCACTGCAGCAAGAGGTTCAGCCTCAAGCACCAGCTGGACACGCACCACCGGGTGCACACAG GAGAGAAGCCCTTCGAGTGCCGCCTCTGTGGCCAGCGCTCGCGCGACTACTCGGCCATGATCAAGCACCTGCGCACCCACGGCGGCGCCACGCCCTACAGGTGCACGGCCTGCACCGAGTTCTGCAACAGCCTGACCTCCATGCAGAAGCACCTGAAGACCCACCCCGTGGAAGACTTCGCCCCGGACTGGAGCATCAGCCAGACCTACCTGTACACGTGCCACGCCTAG